A region of Carnobacterium gallinarum DSM 4847 DNA encodes the following proteins:
- the recQ gene encoding DNA helicase RecQ, with amino-acid sequence MEERAIQLLNEIYGYADFRMGQKEIIEKVLSGNDALAIMPTGGGKSICYQIPALVFDGLTIVISPLISLMKDQVDALLELGVPATYINSTLSNGEMNQRLRGAADGDYKLLYVAPERFQTSEIHYLMQSIQVDLIAIDEAHCISQWGHDFRPSYLALCETIEGMVNRPTILALTATATPVVSEDILRLLGISENNCVKTGFSRKNLAFQVVKGQDRNRYLLDYLKLNDGQSGIVYASTRKEVERIHQLLLTNGIKSGMYHGGMNEQVRNKAQEAFLYDETTVMVATNAFGMGIDKSNVRFVIHYQIPKNIEAYYQEAGRAGRDGLDSDAILLFSPQDMMVQQFFIDQSEMDEELKKYEYAKLREMTQYGSTQMCLQRFIVRYFGEDCEDCGRCSNCLDDREAIDITLDAQKVLSCVKRMGETFGKSMVMKVLTGSKDQKMKQWNFENLSTYGLMKGTPQKDITQLIDYLTAEKYLTPTDGQFPMLKITGLGVSVLKGEVTVSRKQAQVAEKVAVDDVLFDQLRGVRSQLASEHKVPPYIIFSDESLREMCQKLPQTEREMLSVKGVGENKLEKYGAQFLEVLLAAEKTSV; translated from the coding sequence GACAAAAAGAAATCATTGAAAAAGTTTTATCTGGAAATGATGCCTTAGCGATTATGCCGACTGGTGGAGGTAAATCAATTTGTTATCAAATTCCAGCTTTAGTTTTTGATGGATTAACGATTGTCATCTCACCTTTGATTTCATTAATGAAAGATCAAGTAGATGCTCTTTTAGAATTAGGTGTTCCTGCAACTTATATCAATAGTACGTTATCTAATGGAGAAATGAACCAACGGTTGAGAGGGGCTGCTGATGGTGATTATAAATTACTTTATGTAGCGCCAGAGCGCTTTCAAACGTCAGAAATTCACTATTTGATGCAGTCGATTCAAGTTGATCTAATCGCCATTGATGAAGCACATTGTATTTCTCAATGGGGGCATGATTTTAGACCCAGCTACTTAGCTTTATGTGAAACGATTGAGGGAATGGTGAATCGTCCAACTATTTTAGCTTTGACGGCAACAGCAACACCAGTTGTGTCTGAAGATATTTTACGCTTGTTAGGGATTTCCGAAAATAATTGTGTGAAAACAGGTTTTTCACGAAAAAATTTGGCGTTTCAAGTCGTTAAAGGACAAGATCGGAATCGTTATTTATTAGATTATTTAAAACTAAATGATGGACAATCTGGAATTGTATATGCAAGTACCCGAAAAGAAGTTGAACGGATTCATCAGCTACTCTTAACGAATGGAATTAAATCAGGGATGTATCATGGTGGTATGAATGAGCAAGTACGAAATAAAGCTCAGGAAGCCTTTTTATACGATGAAACAACGGTGATGGTGGCAACTAATGCCTTTGGTATGGGAATTGATAAAAGCAATGTTCGTTTTGTTATTCACTATCAAATTCCTAAAAATATTGAGGCGTACTATCAAGAAGCTGGTCGTGCCGGTCGGGATGGTCTAGACAGTGATGCGATTCTACTTTTTTCACCACAGGATATGATGGTTCAACAATTTTTTATCGATCAATCAGAAATGGATGAAGAATTAAAAAAATATGAATATGCCAAACTAAGAGAAATGACTCAATATGGTTCGACCCAGATGTGCTTACAACGATTTATTGTACGTTATTTTGGTGAGGATTGTGAAGATTGTGGTCGATGTAGCAATTGTTTAGATGACCGAGAAGCAATTGATATTACATTAGATGCTCAGAAAGTTCTTTCTTGTGTCAAACGAATGGGAGAAACTTTTGGAAAATCAATGGTGATGAAGGTTTTGACTGGTTCTAAAGATCAGAAGATGAAACAATGGAATTTTGAAAATTTGTCGACGTATGGGTTGATGAAAGGTACTCCGCAAAAAGATATTACGCAATTAATTGATTATTTAACGGCTGAAAAATATTTAACTCCAACCGATGGTCAATTTCCAATGTTGAAAATTACGGGATTAGGTGTTTCTGTGTTGAAAGGCGAAGTAACGGTATCTCGTAAGCAAGCGCAAGTAGCTGAAAAAGTTGCAGTAGATGACGTCTTGTTTGATCAATTACGAGGAGTTCGCAGTCAGTTGGCTAGTGAGCATAAAGTGCCGCCGTATATTATTTTTTCTGATGAGTCTTTACGAGAAATGTGTCAAAAATTACCTCAAACAGAGCGAGAAATGTTATCAGTAAAAGGTGTTGGAGAAAATAAATTGGAAAAATATGGCGCTCAATTCTTGGAAGTTCTATTAGCAGCAGAAAAAACTTCTGTGTAG